A window of Akkermansia muciniphila contains these coding sequences:
- a CDS encoding SIR2 family protein produces the protein MTTSAHTKSPVRKNAVLFGNGLIRTLGSPSSIDLLKETVCPPCNNGEGCKQGTYCPFREQGDDLPFPLIYEYLILKKQKRHPEPDMGKVSSGVRDQIRKKLEEFTPQKYPGSVLHQLAGLPVDDYLTTNYDTFLVQILESQHYRTSHRRNSETKYSIRRHVCMENGRRSLRIWNIHGTYHERPSSFTIQYGYEHYCGCIGKIDNYLKGTYTYSVQTQKKEIASIPEKLRKPQLQQGESWIDLFFFSNVYIMGLNLSSEEIDLLYILNLRSRWLRDSKKARCIQNRIVFYGQPAKAMKALLEEFDVEVCSSSPMPPGKNAEGRDYVNYYKAVLRDIQSRIEGGQ, from the coding sequence ATGACTACTTCTGCCCATACCAAATCCCCCGTCAGAAAAAACGCCGTTCTGTTTGGCAACGGTTTAATCCGCACACTGGGAAGCCCAAGCAGCATTGACCTGCTCAAGGAAACCGTCTGTCCTCCCTGCAACAACGGGGAAGGCTGCAAACAAGGCACCTACTGCCCGTTCAGGGAACAGGGGGATGATCTGCCCTTTCCCCTGATTTACGAATATTTAATCCTGAAAAAACAAAAACGGCATCCGGAACCCGACATGGGCAAAGTATCCTCCGGGGTGCGTGATCAAATCAGGAAAAAACTGGAAGAGTTCACCCCGCAGAAATACCCCGGCTCCGTTTTACACCAGCTTGCCGGCCTTCCGGTAGACGATTACCTGACTACCAATTACGATACCTTCCTGGTTCAAATCCTGGAATCACAACACTACAGGACAAGCCACCGCCGGAATTCGGAAACCAAATACAGCATCCGCCGCCATGTCTGCATGGAGAACGGCCGCCGTTCCCTCCGTATCTGGAACATTCACGGCACCTATCATGAAAGGCCTTCTTCCTTCACGATCCAATACGGGTACGAACATTATTGCGGCTGCATCGGTAAAATTGACAACTACTTAAAGGGAACCTACACCTACTCGGTTCAAACACAGAAAAAAGAAATAGCGAGCATCCCGGAAAAGCTGCGCAAGCCGCAGCTTCAACAGGGGGAATCATGGATTGACCTGTTTTTCTTTTCCAACGTTTATATCATGGGGCTGAACCTTTCTTCGGAAGAAATAGACCTGCTGTACATCCTGAACCTCAGGTCACGATGGCTGCGGGATTCAAAAAAGGCGCGCTGCATCCAAAACCGCATCGTTTTCTACGGCCAGCCCGCCAAAGCCATGAAAGCCCTTCTGGAAGAATTTGATGTGGAGGTTTGCTCTTCTTCGCCCATGCCTCCCGGAAAAAACGCGGAGGGCAGGGATTATGTGAACTATTACAAGGCGGTTTTACGGGATATCCAGTCCAGAATAGAAGGGGGACAATAA
- a CDS encoding glycosyltransferase family 8 protein gives MKKNEFAVVLASDNRGILPLSVTVFSLLNTAGPETFYKIYILSDGIDGENRNSVERLAAPFECRLEFIDVSGILEEHDFPHTEQWPVPAWGRVFIPELLKEERGNILYLDIDVLVCRDLTELFRTEMSGNAVGVVFENFSKPGSHFNERLEMPLTCTGYFNSGVLLMNVDVFREKNLVRAVLDYAVSHRDRLTCPDQDALNGALCELTVPLHPRWNWHDGLTRRILKNDPREQFWRGVTPRQAVEAALEPGILHYQGVHKPWRYNWRYEGERYERAMREAGLLHGALPGRTLPAILKKHLYRPVYRMTRNKILRLQKQFEKEDGKRS, from the coding sequence ATGAAGAAGAATGAATTTGCCGTCGTCCTGGCCAGTGACAACCGGGGCATCCTGCCTCTAAGCGTTACCGTTTTTTCCCTGCTGAACACCGCCGGACCGGAAACCTTTTACAAGATTTACATCCTTTCCGACGGCATTGACGGGGAGAACCGGAACAGCGTTGAGCGTCTGGCGGCCCCGTTTGAGTGCCGGTTGGAGTTCATAGACGTTTCCGGCATTCTGGAAGAACACGACTTTCCCCATACGGAACAGTGGCCCGTGCCCGCCTGGGGCCGCGTGTTCATCCCGGAGTTATTGAAGGAGGAGCGGGGCAACATTCTGTATCTGGACATTGACGTTCTGGTTTGCCGGGATTTGACGGAGCTGTTCAGGACGGAGATGTCCGGCAACGCGGTGGGAGTGGTGTTTGAGAATTTTTCCAAACCCGGCTCCCATTTCAACGAGCGCCTGGAGATGCCGCTGACCTGCACGGGATATTTCAATTCCGGCGTGCTGCTGATGAATGTGGATGTTTTCCGGGAAAAGAACCTGGTCAGGGCCGTACTGGATTATGCCGTCAGCCACCGGGACAGGCTGACCTGTCCGGACCAGGACGCTCTGAACGGCGCCTTATGTGAGCTGACCGTGCCGCTGCATCCGCGCTGGAACTGGCATGACGGCCTGACGCGCCGCATCCTGAAGAACGACCCCAGGGAACAATTCTGGCGCGGAGTGACGCCGCGCCAGGCGGTGGAAGCGGCGCTGGAGCCGGGCATTCTGCATTACCAGGGGGTGCATAAGCCCTGGCGGTATAATTGGCGCTATGAAGGGGAACGTTACGAACGCGCCATGCGTGAAGCCGGGCTGCTGCATGGCGCGCTGCCCGGAAGAACCCTCCCGGCTATTCTGAAAAAGCACCTTTACAGGCCTGTTTACCGGATGACCAGGAATAAAATTCTCAGGCTGCAAAAGCAGTTTGAAAAGGAGGATGGCAAGCGTTCCTGA
- a CDS encoding glycosyltransferase family 2 protein, translated as MTVPVKISVLVPVYNVEPYLAQCLESICAQTLRELEVVCVDDASTDGSLSILREFAERDPRVKVVQAPENGGLSRTRNLAMNHAQGEYLVLVDSDDWLETDLLEEMYSRAKALDADKLVCGFRYYYESDPGREDRFLPEDIAPPEKGWIPCTPETIGKIHHGAGGMMIRRSVVEEHGIRFPEGVACEDLYFHYAAFPRCRRVCVVSRAAYVYRKRAGSITSGFASGSSLQSLDYLTVAQLVLEEWKQAGILEEYRTAFLKMLVMGVRNIRKYAPHAVQKEVTRKVCRMLREENLYRSGEDDSRLSRREGKLLKTWLAGKSGLDFSYYWKRMRKAGARLLRR; from the coding sequence ATGACGGTTCCCGTGAAAATTTCCGTGCTGGTTCCGGTTTACAATGTGGAACCGTATCTGGCCCAGTGCCTGGAAAGCATTTGCGCACAGACGCTCCGGGAGCTGGAAGTGGTTTGCGTGGACGACGCTTCCACGGACGGCTCCCTGTCCATCCTGCGGGAGTTTGCGGAGCGGGACCCGCGGGTGAAAGTGGTGCAGGCTCCGGAAAACGGCGGCCTTTCCCGCACCCGGAACCTGGCGATGAACCATGCGCAGGGAGAATACCTGGTGCTGGTGGATTCAGACGATTGGCTGGAAACGGATTTGCTGGAGGAGATGTACAGCCGTGCCAAGGCGCTGGACGCGGACAAGCTGGTGTGCGGGTTCCGGTATTATTATGAGTCCGACCCCGGCAGGGAGGACCGGTTCCTGCCGGAGGACATCGCGCCCCCGGAAAAGGGATGGATTCCCTGTACGCCGGAAACCATCGGGAAAATACACCATGGAGCGGGAGGCATGATGATACGGCGTTCCGTTGTGGAGGAGCATGGCATCCGGTTCCCCGAGGGCGTTGCCTGCGAGGACCTGTATTTCCACTATGCCGCCTTTCCGCGGTGCAGGAGGGTGTGTGTGGTCAGCAGGGCGGCATACGTTTACCGCAAGCGCGCCGGGTCCATCACCAGCGGATTTGCGTCCGGCAGTTCCCTTCAGTCTCTGGATTACCTGACGGTGGCGCAACTGGTGCTGGAGGAGTGGAAACAGGCCGGAATCCTGGAGGAATACAGGACGGCTTTCCTGAAAATGCTGGTGATGGGCGTGCGGAATATCCGCAAGTACGCTCCCCATGCCGTCCAGAAAGAGGTCACCCGGAAGGTGTGCCGAATGCTCCGTGAAGAAAACCTGTACCGTTCCGGAGAGGATGATTCCCGCCTGTCCCGCCGGGAAGGCAAACTGCTGAAAACCTGGCTGGCCGGAAAATCCGGCTTGGACTTTTCCTATTACTGGAAGAGAATGCGCAAAGCGGGCGCCCGGCTGCTGCGCCGCTGA
- a CDS encoding glycosyltransferase family 9 protein: MPAQRILMIKHGALGDVVLAMGTMKRLRELHPEAHITLMTMGMFVPMAEQLGVFDDFIVDNRLPYRKLGATWGAIRSIVKGNFDVVYDLQESSRTRKRYYPAVRFLLDHDMDWVACNSGERRRLLKKGGFRFGRVEKEPFHLERVLTDLSFMHGEGLHFDELPERYVMMIPGCSPSHPYKRWPVENFCALARRLAERGVSSVVIGTRAEAAEVEAIAASSPLAVSFLGKSTLMDIPQMALRSLACVGNDTGPTHMCAYAGVPVTAIFCHRTRKSAITARCISNLISPGAIEEITVDQAWSTLEPFLPPREELESAKTEDTPQAS; the protein is encoded by the coding sequence ATGCCCGCACAGCGCATTCTGATGATCAAGCACGGCGCCCTTGGTGACGTGGTGCTTGCCATGGGGACGATGAAGCGGCTCCGGGAGCTCCATCCGGAGGCGCATATCACCCTGATGACCATGGGGATGTTTGTTCCCATGGCGGAACAGCTCGGGGTGTTTGATGATTTCATTGTGGACAACCGCCTGCCCTACCGGAAGCTGGGCGCCACGTGGGGGGCCATCCGTTCCATCGTGAAAGGGAATTTTGACGTGGTGTACGACCTTCAGGAATCTTCCCGTACCAGGAAGCGTTATTATCCCGCCGTGCGCTTCCTGCTGGACCATGACATGGACTGGGTGGCCTGCAATTCCGGAGAACGGCGCAGGCTGCTGAAAAAAGGCGGCTTCCGGTTTGGCCGTGTGGAGAAGGAGCCGTTTCACCTGGAACGCGTCCTGACGGATCTCTCCTTCATGCACGGGGAAGGGCTGCACTTTGACGAGCTTCCGGAACGCTACGTGATGATGATTCCGGGTTGTTCCCCCAGCCATCCCTACAAGCGCTGGCCCGTGGAGAATTTCTGCGCCCTGGCCCGGCGCTTGGCGGAAAGGGGCGTTTCCTCCGTCGTGATCGGCACCCGTGCGGAGGCCGCGGAGGTGGAGGCCATTGCGGCCAGCTCCCCCCTGGCCGTCAGTTTTCTGGGCAAGTCCACCCTGATGGATATTCCCCAGATGGCGCTCCGTTCCCTGGCCTGTGTGGGCAATGATACGGGGCCTACGCACATGTGCGCCTATGCCGGGGTTCCGGTAACCGCCATTTTCTGCCACCGGACGCGCAAGTCCGCCATTACGGCCCGGTGCATTTCCAACCTGATTTCTCCCGGCGCCATTGAGGAAATTACGGTGGACCAGGCATGGTCCACGCTGGAGCCCTTCCTGCCCCCGCGGGAAGAGCTTGAATCTGCAAAAACGGAAGATACTCCGCAGGCGTCATGA
- the rfaD gene encoding ADP-glyceromanno-heptose 6-epimerase, producing the protein MIIVTGGAGFIGSNIVAALEKAGKKDLVVVDELGSSDKWKNIAKRELCAVVPPEDMLDYMEAHAEEIEAVIHMGAISATTETDADLIIRTNFTLSWYLWEFCALYGKQFIYASSAATYGDGSMGFDDDASLEHVNALRPLNAYGWSKALFDRKVAREVKEERAVPLQYAGLKFFNVYGPNEYHKGGQKSVVAHIFPQVKANETVKLFKSYHPDYRDGWQLRDFVWVGDCVNVVLWLLDHPEVSGLFNVGSGEARSFHDLAKAAFNALGLQEKIAYRDMPEELKGKYQYYTQADLSRLRAAGYAAPMTSLEDGVRQYVQKYLDREDSYV; encoded by the coding sequence ATGATTATTGTCACGGGTGGGGCCGGCTTCATCGGCTCAAACATTGTCGCCGCTCTGGAAAAAGCCGGTAAAAAGGATCTTGTGGTGGTGGATGAGCTGGGCTCTTCCGACAAGTGGAAAAACATCGCCAAGAGGGAGCTGTGCGCCGTGGTTCCTCCGGAAGACATGCTTGATTATATGGAGGCGCATGCGGAGGAGATTGAGGCCGTCATTCACATGGGGGCCATTTCCGCCACCACGGAGACGGACGCCGATCTGATCATCCGGACGAATTTCACGCTGAGCTGGTACCTGTGGGAGTTCTGCGCCCTGTACGGCAAGCAGTTTATTTACGCCTCCTCAGCGGCCACATACGGGGACGGTTCCATGGGGTTTGACGATGACGCCTCCCTGGAGCACGTCAACGCCTTGCGCCCCCTGAACGCGTACGGCTGGAGCAAGGCCCTGTTTGACCGCAAGGTGGCCCGGGAGGTAAAGGAGGAAAGGGCTGTTCCGCTCCAATACGCGGGCCTCAAGTTTTTCAACGTATACGGCCCCAATGAATACCACAAGGGAGGGCAGAAGAGTGTGGTGGCCCACATCTTCCCGCAGGTGAAGGCAAATGAAACGGTGAAGCTGTTCAAGTCCTACCATCCCGACTACCGGGACGGCTGGCAGCTCCGGGACTTCGTGTGGGTGGGGGATTGCGTGAACGTGGTGCTGTGGCTGCTGGACCATCCGGAGGTGAGCGGGCTGTTCAACGTGGGGTCCGGAGAGGCCCGTTCCTTCCATGATCTGGCGAAGGCGGCGTTCAATGCGCTGGGGCTCCAGGAAAAGATCGCCTACCGGGATATGCCTGAAGAACTCAAGGGCAAGTATCAGTATTATACTCAGGCGGACCTTTCCAGGCTGCGCGCCGCCGGCTATGCAGCCCCCATGACTTCCCTGGAGGACGGCGTGCGCCAGTACGTCCAGAAGTATCTGGACAGGGAGGACAGCTACGTTTAA
- a CDS encoding glycosyltransferase family 2 protein yields MRPDVSIIVPCYNVAAYVDDCLDSLVRQTLRNIEIICINDGSMDDTWAHLLRWKEKDGRIILLNQQNAGVSAARNAGLDAARGLYVGFADPDDYVDPEMYSRLFSAALEHDADIVECGNHVFEDSSDRLIEARRRSPSWHFEKDASPASFFRDSIWGKMDICVWSKLFRKNMLDAHRLRFNVNLKSGAEDETFRLMAVPHASRLLFIPDCLYYYRLMRSGSLSRRCNDPTYFKCVQEFQRLLYIVDYWKEHGWQNEGLFAYGVRKIRPFFVSKHPLFHQMTAVQQQSLLDWWHLFYRNADGARFLSVLPGRDRQLVDLLNSAQPPSNGWSRILLAACSLLPGQKGRYYSCKRMLAEHFSQTHSNGSQGKNASPEEPFDTSPPSL; encoded by the coding sequence ATGCGTCCCGACGTTTCCATCATCGTTCCCTGCTACAATGTAGCCGCTTATGTGGACGACTGTCTGGACAGCCTGGTTCGGCAGACCCTCCGGAACATTGAAATCATCTGCATCAATGACGGCTCCATGGACGACACCTGGGCGCACCTGCTCCGCTGGAAGGAAAAGGACGGCAGAATCATCCTTCTGAACCAGCAGAACGCGGGCGTTTCCGCCGCAAGGAACGCGGGGCTGGATGCGGCGCGGGGTCTTTACGTCGGCTTTGCGGACCCGGACGACTACGTGGACCCGGAAATGTACTCCCGCCTTTTTTCCGCGGCCCTGGAACATGATGCGGACATCGTGGAGTGCGGCAACCATGTCTTCGAGGACTCATCGGACCGGCTCATTGAGGCCAGAAGGAGGTCACCCTCCTGGCATTTTGAAAAGGACGCCTCCCCGGCCAGCTTCTTCCGGGACTCCATCTGGGGGAAGATGGACATCTGCGTATGGAGCAAGCTGTTCCGGAAAAACATGCTGGACGCCCACCGCCTCCGTTTCAATGTGAACCTGAAATCCGGCGCGGAGGATGAAACCTTCCGGCTGATGGCCGTCCCCCACGCCTCCCGCCTCCTGTTCATTCCGGACTGCCTGTACTACTACCGCCTCATGCGGAGCGGTTCCCTTTCCCGCCGCTGCAACGATCCCACCTACTTCAAATGCGTGCAGGAATTCCAGCGTCTGCTGTACATTGTGGACTACTGGAAGGAACACGGGTGGCAGAATGAAGGCCTGTTCGCCTACGGCGTCCGGAAAATCAGGCCTTTCTTCGTTTCCAAGCACCCCCTTTTCCACCAGATGACCGCCGTTCAGCAACAGTCCCTGCTGGACTGGTGGCACCTGTTCTACCGGAACGCGGACGGTGCGCGGTTCCTCTCCGTCCTGCCGGGCCGGGACAGGCAACTGGTGGACCTCCTGAACTCGGCGCAACCGCCATCCAACGGCTGGAGCCGCATCCTGCTGGCGGCCTGTTCCCTGCTTCCCGGGCAGAAGGGACGCTATTACTCCTGCAAAAGAATGCTCGCGGAACACTTTTCCCAAACGCATTCCAACGGTTCCCAAGGGAAAAACGCCTCTCCGGAAGAGCCGTTTGACACATCGCCGCCTTCCCTGTAA
- a CDS encoding glycosyltransferase, which translates to MESVLLLRRRKGINGLEIKRSAARRATDALRRHLAHGFNVLLPERRRDLPFSLNVLGMGFDTAQMEEADLVHLHWIGGRTVDFTRLRHIRRPLVYTLHDMFACTAGCHCTMDCDRFRDECRGPCPQLGAPRLFRGLPAWLFSRKRRAFAHIPSLTLVTPSLWLKKEVEKGCMFPGRRIVQIYNPVDTDLFRPAEDREAIRAALGIPSGAFVIACGATGLFNPVKGGHFIPLVLEELYRRGHRNLHLLLFGNQEKNVEFPFPGTNAGFITDMKELAGLYSAADMFLNPTLQDVLSNVALESMACKTPSVTFRTGGVPEVVLDGRTGLVAPQGDLHQMAGHCERLIRDRDLRLALAEEGRKHAEQTFSYPVIAAQHAALYEETLREYRREG; encoded by the coding sequence ATGGAATCCGTTCTTTTGCTCAGGAGGCGCAAAGGAATAAACGGCCTTGAAATCAAAAGATCCGCCGCCAGAAGAGCCACAGACGCCCTGCGCCGCCATCTGGCGCACGGTTTTAATGTTCTGCTGCCGGAAAGAAGGAGGGACCTGCCCTTCTCCCTGAATGTGCTGGGCATGGGATTCGACACCGCCCAGATGGAGGAAGCGGACCTGGTGCACCTGCACTGGATAGGCGGCAGAACGGTGGATTTTACGCGGCTGCGCCACATCCGCCGCCCGCTGGTTTACACGCTGCATGATATGTTCGCCTGCACGGCGGGGTGCCACTGCACCATGGACTGCGACCGGTTCCGGGACGAATGCCGGGGCCCCTGCCCCCAGCTTGGCGCGCCCCGCCTCTTCCGCGGCCTTCCGGCGTGGCTGTTCTCCCGCAAGCGCCGCGCCTTCGCCCATATACCGTCCCTGACGCTGGTGACGCCCTCCCTCTGGCTGAAAAAGGAAGTGGAGAAAGGCTGCATGTTCCCCGGAAGAAGGATTGTCCAGATTTACAACCCTGTGGATACGGACCTCTTCCGCCCGGCTGAAGACCGGGAGGCCATCCGTGCGGCCCTGGGCATCCCGTCCGGAGCCTTCGTCATTGCCTGCGGCGCTACCGGCCTGTTCAATCCGGTCAAGGGAGGCCATTTCATCCCCCTGGTGCTGGAGGAACTGTACCGGCGCGGGCACAGGAACCTCCATCTGCTGCTCTTCGGCAACCAGGAAAAAAACGTGGAATTCCCCTTCCCCGGCACAAATGCCGGATTCATTACGGACATGAAGGAACTGGCCGGTCTCTACAGCGCGGCGGATATGTTCCTGAATCCCACGCTTCAGGATGTTCTTTCCAACGTGGCTCTGGAATCCATGGCCTGCAAAACCCCTTCCGTCACCTTCCGGACGGGCGGAGTTCCGGAAGTGGTCCTGGACGGCAGAACGGGGCTGGTGGCTCCCCAGGGGGACCTGCATCAAATGGCAGGCCACTGTGAACGCCTCATCCGTGACCGGGACCTCCGGCTGGCCCTGGCGGAAGAAGGACGGAAACACGCGGAACAAACCTTCTCCTATCCCGTCATCGCCGCGCAGCACGCCGCCCTGTATGAAGAAACGCTCCGGGAATACCGCCGCGAAGGGTGA
- a CDS encoding glycosyltransferase family 10 domain-containing protein — MKTLKISFLQSTPDFGREGIHQLLKDRYHVVEDDSDFDYLIATPWFYVNREAFYDFLERAPGHITVMYACHEAIASDFMLFDYYIGLDTVPGSDRTVKLPFLRHHLQEVHGGKEGLDVRALLASKTGFCNFIYSNRKSHPNRDAIFHKLSAFRFVNSLGPHLNNTPGDGHRAEDWYSSSIRMKKPYKFSIAFENAWYPGYTSEKIVTSMLAGTIPIYWGNPDIGKEFNSGAFINCHDFPTLDDAAAYVKKVDEDDSLWCEIMSRPWKTPEQEALFLEETERETAKLYRIFDQSPEEARRKGDGTWISYYQRFLKRGHRLRLAWRRLKKRLRK, encoded by the coding sequence ATGAAAACGCTTAAAATCTCCTTTTTACAGTCCACTCCGGATTTCGGCAGGGAAGGCATTCACCAGCTCCTGAAAGACCGGTATCACGTGGTGGAAGACGATTCCGACTTCGATTACCTGATCGCCACCCCCTGGTTTTACGTCAACCGGGAGGCATTCTACGATTTTCTGGAACGGGCCCCCGGCCATATCACCGTCATGTACGCCTGCCATGAAGCCATTGCCTCGGACTTCATGCTGTTTGACTACTACATCGGGCTGGATACCGTGCCTGGAAGCGACCGCACCGTCAAACTCCCCTTCCTGCGCCACCATTTGCAGGAAGTGCACGGCGGCAAGGAAGGCCTGGACGTCCGCGCCCTCCTGGCCTCCAAAACGGGTTTCTGCAACTTCATTTACTCCAACCGCAAATCCCATCCCAACCGGGACGCCATTTTTCACAAGCTCTCCGCCTTCCGGTTCGTCAACTCCCTGGGGCCCCACCTCAACAACACGCCGGGCGACGGCCACCGGGCGGAAGACTGGTACTCTTCCTCCATCCGGATGAAAAAGCCGTACAAATTCTCCATTGCCTTTGAAAACGCATGGTACCCCGGCTACACCAGTGAGAAAATCGTCACCAGCATGCTTGCGGGCACCATCCCCATTTACTGGGGCAATCCGGACATCGGGAAGGAATTCAATTCCGGCGCATTCATCAACTGCCATGACTTCCCCACCCTGGACGATGCCGCGGCCTATGTAAAAAAAGTGGATGAAGATGACAGCCTGTGGTGTGAAATCATGTCCCGCCCCTGGAAAACCCCGGAACAGGAAGCCCTCTTCCTGGAAGAAACGGAACGTGAAACCGCCAAACTCTACCGGATATTTGACCAGTCTCCGGAAGAAGCGCGCCGCAAGGGGGACGGAACCTGGATTTCCTACTACCAGCGCTTTTTAAAACGCGGCCACAGGCTGCGCCTGGCGTGGCGGCGGCTGAAAAAACGCCTGCGCAAGTAA
- a CDS encoding acyltransferase family protein — translation MSKCLSENFCSPPLHQTGNTAHGAYLPHIDGLRTFAVLAVVLYHLLEWACPGGYTGVDIFFVISGYLIGGGLVRSLKEDSFSLSSFYCRRIRRIMPAYFCLIAVVLAFGCVVLDCDDLRTLGRTVRSSALFITNTYFSRTAGDYFSPAAEENPLLNLWSLSVEEQFYLAIPLTLWLLWKFRKNAVAPVLCGALALSLFAAVHHMEHLEHNKAFYLLYSRAWELLAGCLLALAPAAAEQGRGRSWLRLAGWAGILLPFACYTASTPFPGYAAIPSVAGAALLIRYGSHGWSGRILKHPLSTGIGKISYSLYLWHWPVIVYWTYICFNDCSPWDYAGMIAASFLLAFLSWKFVETPFRAGAAWWKPGKAFLLTASGCLMLGFAGEWLKWTDGARDYWHVAANNISFPEYWKGPAFPPSFGITPPDRAVVEKGNAIQPNHPELGDVTDYPFVLLGKNGEPPSFLLMGDSHAMASSPGFDDAARLLHRSGLFYRARLCPLSGISDSGDTDSLTLLRMMYPHWEHNMDLILDWLESTPRIHTVFIHNRWIELVNSHRDARLKQLVADGLRHTCARLHKAGKQIVLLGPVPEWTFGPRKLMRRNALLNANRADRLLGGDFTTRQRPVFALLKHMESTGLCRFIPLHSAFHKDGQWLEEDMGNLMYCDDNHLSPYGSRKMVSRIIDQLFPDPGLESTASN, via the coding sequence ATGAGCAAATGCCTATCTGAAAACTTTTGTTCACCTCCTCTCCACCAGACCGGAAATACCGCCCATGGCGCCTACCTTCCGCACATTGACGGTCTGCGCACCTTTGCCGTACTGGCCGTTGTCCTGTACCATCTGCTGGAATGGGCCTGCCCCGGGGGATACACGGGCGTAGACATCTTCTTCGTCATCTCCGGCTACCTGATCGGCGGCGGCCTGGTCCGCAGCCTGAAAGAGGACTCCTTCTCCCTTTCCTCCTTTTACTGCCGCAGAATCAGGCGCATCATGCCCGCCTACTTCTGCCTGATTGCGGTGGTGCTGGCCTTCGGCTGCGTGGTGCTGGACTGCGACGACCTGCGCACCCTGGGCAGAACGGTGAGATCCAGCGCGCTTTTCATCACCAACACTTATTTCAGCAGGACCGCAGGGGATTATTTCAGCCCCGCCGCGGAAGAAAACCCCCTCCTGAACCTGTGGTCCCTGAGCGTGGAAGAACAATTTTACCTGGCCATCCCGCTCACCCTGTGGCTGCTCTGGAAATTCAGGAAAAACGCCGTCGCGCCCGTCCTCTGCGGAGCCCTGGCGCTTTCCCTGTTTGCCGCCGTCCATCACATGGAGCATCTGGAACACAACAAAGCCTTCTACCTGCTCTACTCCCGCGCCTGGGAACTCCTGGCGGGCTGCCTGCTGGCCCTGGCTCCCGCGGCGGCGGAGCAGGGACGTGGAAGAAGCTGGCTGCGCCTGGCGGGGTGGGCAGGCATCCTGCTTCCCTTTGCCTGTTATACCGCTTCCACGCCCTTTCCCGGGTATGCGGCCATTCCTTCCGTCGCGGGTGCGGCCCTCCTGATCCGCTACGGAAGCCATGGCTGGTCCGGGCGCATCCTCAAACATCCCCTCAGCACGGGCATCGGCAAAATCTCTTACTCCCTGTATCTGTGGCACTGGCCCGTCATCGTGTACTGGACCTATATCTGCTTCAATGACTGCAGCCCGTGGGACTATGCCGGCATGATTGCGGCCTCCTTCCTTCTGGCCTTCCTCTCCTGGAAATTCGTGGAAACCCCCTTCCGTGCCGGAGCCGCGTGGTGGAAACCCGGAAAAGCCTTCCTTCTCACGGCATCCGGCTGCCTCATGCTGGGCTTTGCGGGAGAATGGCTCAAATGGACGGACGGCGCACGGGACTACTGGCATGTTGCCGCCAACAACATATCATTCCCGGAATACTGGAAAGGCCCGGCCTTCCCGCCCTCCTTCGGCATCACCCCCCCTGACCGGGCAGTCGTGGAAAAAGGGAATGCCATTCAGCCCAATCATCCTGAACTCGGGGATGTGACGGACTATCCCTTCGTCCTGCTGGGTAAAAACGGGGAGCCGCCTTCCTTCCTGCTCATGGGGGACAGCCACGCCATGGCCAGTTCCCCCGGCTTTGATGACGCCGCACGGCTTCTGCACCGCTCAGGCCTGTTCTACCGGGCGCGGCTGTGCCCGTTAAGCGGCATCTCGGATTCCGGGGACACTGATTCCCTCACGCTCCTGCGCATGATGTACCCCCACTGGGAGCACAATATGGACCTGATTCTGGATTGGCTGGAAAGCACTCCCCGGATTCACACCGTATTCATCCACAACCGGTGGATTGAACTGGTCAACAGCCACCGGGACGCGCGCCTGAAACAACTGGTGGCGGACGGCCTGCGCCACACCTGCGCGCGTCTTCACAAAGCCGGCAAGCAAATCGTGCTGCTGGGGCCCGTGCCGGAATGGACCTTCGGTCCGCGCAAGCTCATGCGGCGCAATGCCCTGCTGAACGCCAACCGGGCGGACCGCCTGCTGGGCGGGGACTTCACCACGCGGCAGCGCCCCGTATTCGCCCTTCTGAAACACATGGAATCTACAGGCTTGTGCCGCTTTATTCCCCTCCACAGCGCCTTCCATAAAGACGGGCAATGGCTGGAGGAGGACATGGGCAACCTGATGTACTGTGATGACAACCATCTTTCCCCCTACGGCTCCAGAAAAATGGTCTCCCGCATCATTGACCAGCTTTTCCCGGATCCAGGTCTGGAAAGCACGGCGTCCAACTGA